A genomic segment from Malaclemys terrapin pileata isolate rMalTer1 chromosome 1, rMalTer1.hap1, whole genome shotgun sequence encodes:
- the LOC128833732 gene encoding olfactory receptor 52R1-like, translated as MQEAQFSLRILHILLYSMSDSNTTDVTNPSTFILMGIPGLEAAHAWISIPFCTMYIIAILGNFTILFIVKMELSLHGPMYYFLCMLAITDLVMSTSILPKMLSIFWFNSREINFNACLTQLYFIHCFSVIESGILVAMALDRYVAICDPLRHSTILTNPVVAKIALAVVLRGSMLVLPYPFLLKQWPYCRTNIIPQPYCTHIAVVKLACADIRVSSYYGLFVQFWVMGLDVIFIVISYTQILRAIFCLPTKDARLKTFGTCISHLCAILVVYIPGLFLSLTFRFHQNVPLHFHGLIANMYLLMPPMLNPIIYGVRTKQIRDRLLRLFTHKEA; from the coding sequence ATGCAGGAGGCACAGTTCAGCCTCAGAATTTTACACATTCTACTCTACTCCATGTCAGACTCCAACACAACCGAcgtcaccaacccctccaccttcatcctgatgggcattcctggcctggaggcagcccatgcctggatctccatccccttctgtacCATGTACATcatagccatcttggggaacttcaccatcctgttcatcgtGAAGATGGAGCTGAGCCTCCatgggcccatgtactatttcctctgcatgctggccatcaCCGACCTGGTTATGTCTACATCCATCCtccccaaaatgctgagcatcttctggttcaattccagggagatcaatTTCAATGCCTGCCTCACTCAGCtgtacttcattcactgcttctCAGTGATAGAGTCTGGTATCTTAGTGGCCATGGCTTTGGATCGCTACGTGGCTATCTgtgatcccctgagacattccaccatcctgacaaacccTGTGGTGGCTAAGATCGCCCTGGCCGTAGTGCTGCGTGGCAGCATGCTCGTATTGCCCTATCCCTTCCTGTTGAAgcagtggccatattgcagaacaaACATCATCCCTCAGCCATACTGCACCCACATAGCTGTAGTGAAGCTGGCCTGTGCCGACATCCGTGTCAGTAGTTACTACGGACTCTTTGTGCAGTTCTGGGTGATGGGTCTGGATGTGATTTTTATTGTCATATCCTatacccagatcctcagggccatcttctgcctccccacaaaggacgcccggctcaagacttttgggacttgcatctcccacctctgtgccatcTTAGTCGTTTACATCCCAGGTCTGTTCTTGTCTCTCACTTTCCGGTTTCACCAGAATGTGCCCCTGCATTTCCATGGTCTCATTGCCAACATGTACCTCTTGATGCCTcccatgctaaaccccatcatctacggggtgaggaccaaacagatccgggacaggctgctTCGGCTCTTTACTCATAAAGAGGCCTAA